One window of Bacillus sp. THAF10 genomic DNA carries:
- the argB gene encoding acetylglutamate kinase, whose translation MNALVIKCGGSTIDKLPTSFFTDLVELRNKGFHPIIVHGGGPNISSLLSSLNVETLFVNGLRKTTEPVLEVVEMVLSGSLNKHIVRKILKAGGKSMGLSGVDGRLLEAEPVANTNELGLVGEIIQVNIELLSMLLLQDYIPVISPVAVDKAGQHYNINADLAAAAIANELYAPLCMVSDVDGVLVNEKVIPAISENEIARLIEEKQITGGMIPKVQAAVISLHAGVKKVSILNGETPGALQTFVATEGTVGTTFYIEEVTSNHA comes from the coding sequence ATGAATGCGCTTGTTATAAAATGCGGTGGAAGCACCATCGATAAACTGCCAACTTCGTTTTTCACAGACCTTGTGGAGTTAAGAAATAAAGGGTTTCATCCTATCATTGTACATGGTGGAGGACCGAATATATCTTCCCTTTTATCGAGTTTAAATGTCGAGACCTTGTTTGTTAATGGCTTAAGAAAAACAACGGAACCGGTATTAGAAGTGGTGGAAATGGTGCTCTCAGGAAGCCTGAATAAACATATTGTCCGTAAAATCCTAAAAGCTGGAGGAAAATCCATGGGGTTGAGCGGAGTTGATGGCAGGCTCTTAGAAGCAGAACCAGTTGCCAATACAAATGAGTTGGGGCTAGTTGGAGAGATCATTCAGGTAAATATAGAGCTGCTATCTATGTTACTACTTCAAGACTACATCCCTGTCATTTCACCAGTGGCTGTGGACAAAGCAGGACAGCATTATAATATCAATGCCGATTTAGCAGCTGCAGCAATTGCTAACGAGCTTTATGCACCGCTTTGTATGGTGAGTGATGTAGATGGCGTGTTAGTGAATGAAAAAGTAATTCCTGCTATATCAGAAAACGAAATTGCTAGATTAATAGAGGAAAAACAAATAACAGGTGGTATGATTCCTAAGGTCCAGGCTGCCGTAATATCCCTGCATGCAGGTGTAAAGAAGGTCAGTATATTAAATGGGGAAACACCCGGTGCTCTGCAAACTTTTGTTGCTACAGAGGGTACTGTTGGCACAACGTTTTATATAGAGGAGGTCACTAGCAACCATGCTTAA
- a CDS encoding aspartate aminotransferase family protein, with protein MLNTLNQHTSIMSTYNRLPLRVIKGKGAYVWAEDGEKYLDFTSGIATCNLGHCHSAVKNEINLQLEMIWHTSNLYEVPKQEELASLLTERSCLDQVFFCNSGAEANEAAIKLVKAHEQKSSGNAATIVTFHQSFHGRTLGTIAATGQEKIKQGFEPLLEGFVHLPFNDGEALKAIEALKPSAVMLELLQGEGGVILADPIWVKALASICKKQNTLLVVDEVQTGIGRTGSLFLYEQYSIEPDIITLAKGLGSGFPIGAMLAKKEVASAFKPGMHGSTFGGNPLACSAGIGTLSVMTQEFLDNTKKVSELLFQELQQLAKKFPTIKAIKGKGFLLGLEMEEDVSSFLLEALQQKLLLLSAGPFVIRMLPPINLVESEVHDFIHRFQQVLHNWEAAKND; from the coding sequence ATGCTTAACACGCTAAATCAGCACACATCCATTATGTCTACATATAACCGTCTTCCCCTAAGAGTAATAAAAGGAAAAGGAGCGTACGTATGGGCAGAGGATGGCGAAAAGTACCTTGATTTCACATCAGGCATAGCCACATGTAACCTTGGTCACTGTCATTCAGCAGTTAAAAATGAGATTAATTTGCAGTTAGAAATGATTTGGCATACGTCTAACCTTTATGAAGTGCCAAAACAAGAAGAGTTGGCCTCCCTATTAACAGAACGGTCTTGCTTGGATCAAGTTTTCTTCTGTAATAGTGGTGCTGAAGCGAATGAGGCTGCGATTAAGCTTGTTAAAGCACATGAACAAAAATCATCAGGGAACGCAGCAACGATTGTTACCTTCCACCAAAGCTTTCATGGAAGAACTCTCGGAACGATTGCTGCTACGGGCCAAGAAAAAATCAAACAAGGATTTGAACCCTTACTAGAAGGCTTCGTACATTTACCCTTTAATGATGGGGAGGCACTAAAAGCAATTGAAGCGTTAAAACCTTCTGCCGTAATGCTTGAACTTTTGCAAGGAGAAGGTGGTGTTATCCTTGCAGACCCAATCTGGGTTAAGGCGCTTGCTTCCATTTGCAAGAAACAAAACACACTCCTTGTTGTGGATGAGGTTCAAACAGGAATAGGACGAACAGGGAGTCTTTTTCTCTATGAGCAATATTCCATCGAACCAGACATAATCACACTTGCAAAGGGGTTAGGCTCAGGCTTCCCCATTGGTGCAATGCTCGCCAAAAAAGAAGTGGCATCTGCCTTTAAACCAGGAATGCATGGAAGTACCTTCGGTGGTAATCCGCTTGCATGCTCAGCAGGAATAGGCACATTATCTGTCATGACGCAGGAATTTTTAGATAATACAAAGAAAGTGAGTGAGCTTCTATTTCAAGAGTTACAGCAACTTGCAAAAAAATTCCCAACCATAAAAGCGATTAAAGGCAAGGGTTTTCTTCTCGGTTTAGAAATGGAAGAAGATGTATCATCCTTCCTATTGGAAGCTTTACAACAGAAGCTTCTCCTATTAAGTGCTGGTCCTTTTGTTATTCGAATGCTCCCACCAATTAACCTAGTGGAGTCAGAAGTGCATGATTTCATTCACCGGTTTCAACAAGTATTACATAATTGGGAGGCGGCTAAGAATGACTAA
- the argJ gene encoding bifunctional ornithine acetyltransferase/N-acetylglutamate synthase: MKTTALKNTTSWTKSDGDICTPKGFTAGGLHCGVKRKRKDLGWIFSSVQANAAAVYTTNLFQAPPLKVTQESIRIGETLQGVLVNSGNANSCTGQKGLENAYEMRRMFAYKIGLNEEEVAVVSTGVIGEQLPMLAIKQGVESITDVKSKKEAHFFQEAILTTDTFTKKASVELNYNGCILTIAGVAKGSGMVHPNMATMLGFITTDIHISASALNLALKQVTEETFNMITVDGDTSTNDMVLVMANGLAKNEVWTEHDDQFQLFKEGLKMVCESLAMQIARDGEGATKLIEVHVNGAKTKEEAQKIAKTIVGSSLVKTAVFGEDANWGRIVSAIGYSGVALTNEINEVRIGSTVVVKNGLPFPFNEQEAAASLKDEKIIITIGLDEGIQHAKAWGCDLSYDYVRINASYRT, encoded by the coding sequence ATGAAAACAACCGCATTAAAAAATACTACCTCATGGACAAAAAGTGATGGTGATATCTGTACACCTAAAGGTTTTACAGCAGGAGGGCTTCATTGTGGTGTGAAGCGGAAAAGAAAGGATTTGGGATGGATTTTTTCTTCTGTGCAAGCAAATGCAGCTGCTGTTTATACAACCAATCTTTTTCAGGCTCCTCCATTAAAAGTAACGCAAGAAAGCATTCGAATAGGGGAAACCCTTCAAGGAGTCTTAGTTAATTCAGGAAATGCAAACTCTTGCACAGGGCAAAAAGGACTTGAAAACGCATATGAAATGAGACGGATGTTCGCTTACAAAATTGGCTTAAACGAAGAGGAAGTTGCTGTTGTTTCCACTGGTGTAATAGGTGAGCAGCTTCCCATGCTAGCTATTAAACAAGGAGTGGAATCGATTACAGATGTCAAATCCAAAAAGGAGGCGCATTTTTTTCAAGAAGCCATACTAACTACAGACACCTTTACAAAAAAAGCCAGTGTAGAACTAAATTACAACGGATGCATCCTTACGATTGCAGGTGTTGCCAAAGGATCTGGTATGGTACACCCAAACATGGCAACCATGCTTGGTTTCATTACGACAGATATCCATATATCAGCATCTGCCCTAAATTTGGCATTAAAGCAAGTAACAGAGGAAACCTTCAACATGATTACGGTCGATGGAGATACCAGTACAAATGATATGGTACTTGTTATGGCAAACGGCCTTGCAAAAAACGAGGTATGGACAGAGCACGATGATCAGTTTCAACTATTTAAAGAAGGCTTAAAAATGGTTTGTGAATCCTTGGCAATGCAAATTGCAAGAGATGGGGAAGGCGCAACAAAACTAATTGAAGTTCATGTAAATGGAGCAAAAACAAAAGAGGAAGCACAAAAGATTGCAAAAACGATTGTTGGCTCAAGCCTTGTGAAAACAGCTGTATTTGGAGAGGATGCCAACTGGGGGAGAATTGTTTCTGCGATAGGATATAGTGGGGTAGCATTAACAAACGAAATTAATGAAGTGAGGATTGGTTCCACCGTTGTTGTAAAGAACGGTTTACCTTTTCCATTTAATGAACAAGAAGCAGCTGCATCATTAAAAGATGAAAAAATAATTATAACAATAGGGCTTGATGAAGGTATTCAACATGCGAAAGCTTGGGGATGTGATCTCTCTTATGATTATGTAAGAATAAATGCATCCTACCGAACGTAA
- the argC gene encoding N-acetyl-gamma-glutamyl-phosphate reductase yields the protein MKVGIIGANGYSGVELIRILSQHPQTEISFLASHSSSGKMVTEQYPHLQGIVEEKMDEMTMENLKEKADFFFFATPAGVAKEWIPVFLEAKIPVVDLSGDHRLKHAELYEKWYKYSSTPNSILAKAAYGLPEINKEQIKKSSIIANPGCYPTATLLGLAPVIKHQKIKLNSIIVDGKSGVTGAGRKATLGTHYCEVNENVKAYKLGKHQHIPEMEQVLQSLSGEMVKMTFSTHLIPMSRGLMCTIYADLKETVTSMELLDLYQDFYKNQYFVRIRKEDHFPATKEVYGSNYCDIGLKVDTRTNRLMIVSVIDNVMKGASGQAVQNMNIMKGWEEHTGLQMTPVYP from the coding sequence AACTTATTAGGATTTTATCACAGCATCCTCAAACAGAAATATCATTTCTTGCTTCACATTCGTCAAGCGGAAAAATGGTTACAGAACAATATCCTCATTTACAAGGGATTGTAGAGGAAAAAATGGATGAAATGACGATGGAAAACCTAAAAGAGAAAGCGGATTTCTTCTTTTTTGCCACACCTGCAGGAGTAGCGAAGGAATGGATACCAGTTTTTTTAGAAGCAAAAATTCCAGTAGTTGATTTGTCAGGAGACCACCGATTGAAACATGCTGAATTATACGAAAAATGGTATAAATATTCATCTACACCAAATTCTATTTTGGCTAAAGCAGCTTATGGTTTACCGGAAATTAACAAAGAACAAATTAAGAAATCGTCCATCATAGCTAATCCTGGTTGTTATCCGACTGCGACGTTACTAGGGCTTGCACCGGTCATCAAACATCAAAAAATTAAGTTGAATTCCATCATTGTGGATGGAAAATCTGGTGTAACTGGAGCAGGTAGAAAAGCGACCTTGGGAACTCATTATTGTGAAGTGAATGAAAATGTTAAAGCATACAAATTAGGTAAACATCAACATATTCCAGAAATGGAACAGGTGTTGCAATCTCTTTCAGGAGAGATGGTGAAAATGACATTTTCGACGCATTTGATTCCGATGTCGAGAGGGTTGATGTGCACCATTTATGCTGATTTAAAGGAAACTGTAACCTCTATGGAATTGCTTGATTTGTATCAAGATTTTTATAAGAACCAATACTTTGTCCGGATTCGGAAAGAAGATCACTTTCCAGCAACAAAGGAAGTGTATGGCTCCAATTATTGCGATATTGGGTTAAAAGTAGACACACGAACAAACCGACTGATGATTGTTTCTGTTATTGATAATGTAATGAAGGGTGCCTCCGGTCAGGCGGTACAAAATATGAACATTATGAAAGGCTGGGAAGAGCATACAGGATTACAAATGACCCCGGTTTATCCATAA